In Arachis hypogaea cultivar Tifrunner chromosome 2, arahy.Tifrunner.gnm2.J5K5, whole genome shotgun sequence, a genomic segment contains:
- the LOC112729964 gene encoding probable F-box protein At2g36090 has product MACTSGESSTAEQRSGAATISALHPDVIESHILTRLDGASLGSAAATCSQLHALSSSDHLWSRACRSMWPSSNSPRVSQVISTFPNASRSFFSDSFTASRPPVTAITNSSNGFTKIQEAVTTEIISAVDLFYGEDLMLSKVIETETETGWFLCSPFRVDLLDPKEAVRTEVSYRDDTCHNMVERLRLSWIVIDPAAKRAVNVASRRAVSVRRHWLTGEVEARFPMVVSGGERGTAAEAAVCGAVVTWGVSDGGEMNVREVSLQIEDMDGTHLNGRDSLVILKRALEGKRVKANVEEEEKSYKEFMKEKEERKERKARVEGRLDMLCVGLATLAFAGLFGLFVFWRWH; this is encoded by the coding sequence ATGGCTTGCACCTCCGGCGAGTCGTCCACGGCGGAACAACGCAGCGGAGCTGCCACAATTTCCGCCCTCCACCCCGACGTGATCGAGTCCCACATACTCACGCGCCTCGACGGAGCCTCGCTTGGCTCTGCCGCTGCAACATGCTCACAACTCCACGCTCTCTCCTCCAGCGACCACCTATGGTCACGCGCCTGCCGCTCCATGTGGCCGTCCAGTAACTCGCCACGTGTCAGTCAAGTCATTTCCACGTTCCCCAACGCTTCCCGCTCTTTCTTCTCCGACTCCTTCACCGCTTCTCGTCCTCCCGTAACCGCTATAACTAACTCCTCCAACGGCTTCACGAAAATCCAGGAAGCAGTAACAACGGAAATAATCTCAGCCGTTGATCTCTTCTACGGTGAAGATCTCATGTTATCGAAAGTTATCGAAACCGAAACCGAGACTGGTTGGTTCCTGTGCTCGCCGTTCCGCGTTGACCTCTTGGACCCGAAGGAGGCGGTTAGAACTGAGGTTAGCTATCGTGATGACACGTGTCATAACATGGTTGAAAGGTTGAGGCTGAGCTGGATTGTGATCGATCCCGCCGCGAAGCGAGCGGTGAACGTGGCGAGCCGGAGAGCGGTGTCGGTGCGGCGGCACTGGCTGACCGGTGAGGTGGAGGCGAGGTTTCCGATGGTTGTGTCGGGCGGAGAGAGAGGGACGGCGGCGGAAGCGGCCGTGTGCGGCGCGGTGGTGACGTGGGGAGTGAGTGACGGAGGGGAGATGAACGTGAGAGAGGTGAGTCTGCAAATTGAAGACATGGATGGGACGCACTTGAACGGTAGGGATAGTTTGGTAATTTTGAAGAGGGCGCTGGAGGGTAAAAGGGTAAAAGCGAacgttgaagaagaagagaaaagttACAAAGAGTTTATGAAGGAGAAGGAAGAAAGGAAAGAGAGAAAGGCGAGAGTTGAGGGAAGGTTGGATATGCTTTGCGTGGGTCTAGCGACGTTAGCGTTTGCGGGGCTTTTTGGTCTTTTTGTCTTCTGGAGATGGCACTGA
- the LOC114924852 gene encoding uncharacterized protein, whose translation MANRSSHCRGRGATLACSHCNKQGHTENVCYKKHGYSSHFYQWQQHNTTINHVITEGHDDIVSDKQFQLNCLQENIGISRSGFTPEQRFALLELIKDKSVQQQPHNANQILTNSIHTSTPGKTIALHFNARIMNIITPKSALWIIDSSATDHVTFDLKDFASFQNIDPINVILPNGTKTVSTIIGTITFSKNFFLKNVLYIPSLDFKLISVSKLTSNLHCQLLINDKCCEIQDRSTSKMIGIAECIEGLYTMSREPEFSHFPPLPTKQASLAVTTTTTHPTTPSHIHMDIWGPISVPSNEGHRYFLTVVDETPEQNGIVERKHQHILGVARALLFQSVPIRTPQCIDLFQYDTPSTHHLQSPTHTTLIDSNEHFSRSMHSPISSHTIAPITTPHTNNAPASQHSDITHDCITRKSERVKKPPAYLKDYHCMTTHTAHSSNVSNSNSLYPISQHLSYDKLIPKYKSLSLAITSNQEPSTYEEAAAHECWRKAIQDELTALDQNRTWCLTELPKDKKAVGCKWVFRVKFNPDGTIERHKARLVAKGFTQVQGVDYGDTFSPVVKMTTLRVMLALAAAKKWHLKQLDVNTAFLHGDLDKEVYMKIPPGLAVSQPGLFFDDHSLFIKKQSESFTAILVYVDDLVLTGNDIDCKPLSTPFDYSQKLSKESGTILTDNTIYRQLIGRLLYLTNTRPDISYAVGRLSQFLDCATTSHLQAAFRVLRYLKGRPATGLFFSSTSNLHLTGFADADWATCADTRRSVSGYCFMLGNSLISWKSKKQTTVAKSSAEAEYRSLAVATCEASWLSFLMDFIGLPLQKSITLFCDNQSAIHLANNPIFHERTKHIEVDCHIVREKHLSGLIHLMPVRFKDQLADFLTKALPPGPFLANVSKLGLLDLHNSSLREGVT comes from the exons ATGGCAAACAGATCCTCCCATTGCAGAGGTCGTGGAGCTACATTGGCTTGCTCTCATTGCAACAAGCAAGGCCACACAGAAAATGTATGCTATAAGAAGCATGGGTACTCCTCCCACTTCTACCAATGGCAGCAACATAACACCACCATCAATCACGTGATCACTGAGGGGCATGATGATATAGTCAGTGACAAACAATTCCAGCTCAATTGTCTCCAAGAGAACATTGGAATATCAAGATCTGGATTCACTCCAGAGCAAAGATTTGCCTTGTTAGAGTTGATCAAAGACAAAAGTGTGCAGCAACAACCTCATAATGCAAATCAAATTTTGACTAATTCCATTCACACTTCCACTCCAGGTAAAACCATTGCATTACATTTTAATGCGAGAATTATGAACATTATCACTCCAAAATCTGCACTATGGATCATTGATTCCAGTGCAACAGATCATGTGACTTTTGACTTAAAAGATTTTGCAAGTTTTCAAAATATTGATCCAATcaatgtgatattgccaaatggAACCAAAACTGTTAGCACTATCATTGGCACAATcacattctctaaaaatttttttctcaaaaatgttTTATACATTCCTTCTCTTGATTTTAAATTGATATCTGTGTCAAAGTTAACCTCAAACTTACATTGTCAATTGTTAATCAATGATAAGTGTTGTGAGATACAAGATAGATCCACATCAAAAATGATTGGCATTGCTGAGTGTATAGAAGGGTTATATACAATGAGTAGAGAACCAGAATTCTCTCATTTTCCCCCTCTTCCAACAAAGCAAGCTTCATTGGCGgtaactactactactactcatcCCACCACACCTTCACACA ttcatATGGATATCTGGGGTCCTATTTCTGTCCCTTCCAATGAAGGACATAGGTATTTTTTGACTGTGGTGGATG AAACACCAGAGCAAAACGGGATTGTAGAGAGAAAACACCAGCATATTTTAGGTGTTGCTAGAGCACTGCTATTTCAATCAG TGCCCATTCGTACTCcacaatgcattgatctttttcaatATGATACACCATCCACACATCATTTGCAATCACCCACACATACCACACTCATAGATTCAAATGAACATTTCTCACGCTCAATGCACTCACCCATTTCCTCACACACCATTGCACCCATTACCACACCACACACTAATAATGCACCTGCATCACAACACTCTGACATCACACATGACTGCATTACTAGAAAGTCTGAAAGAGTCAAGAAACCGCCTGCTTATTTGAAGGACTATCATTGTATGACAACCCACACAGCTCACTCTAGCAATGTTTCCAACTCTAACTCTTTATATCCTATCTCACAACACTTGTCATATGATAAACTAATCCCGAAATATAAGTCACTTTCTCTAGCCATCACCTCAAATCAAGAACCTAGCACTTATGAGGAAGCGGCTGCACATGAATGTTGGAGAAAGGCAATACAAGATGAATTGACAGCTCTAGATCAGAACAGAACTTGGTGTCTCActgaactcccaaaagataagaagGCTGTGGGTTGCAAATGGGTTTTTCGGGTAAAATTCAATCCCGATGGCACCATAGAAAGGCACAAAGCGAGGCTAGTTGCAAAAGGATTCACTCAAGTGCAAGGAGTAGATTATGGTGATACTTTTAGTCCAGTTGTCAAAATGACTACCCTACGAGTAATGTTAGCATTAGCagcggcaaagaaatggcatttgaAACAGCTGGATGTCAACACTGCCTTCCTTCATGGAGATTTGGACAAAGAAGTTTATATGAAGATACCACCCGGTTTGGCTGTGTCACAACCAGGTTTG TTTTTTGATGATCATTCACTCTTCATTAAGAAACAATCTGAAAGCTTCACTGCCATTCTAGTATATGTTGATGACTTGGTTTTAACCGGGAATGACATTG attgcaagcCTCTCTCTACTCCATTTGATTATAGTCAGAAACTTTCAAAGGAATCAGGTACCATTTTAACAGACAACACTATTTACAGACAGCTCATCGGCCGACTCCTTTACCTCACAAATACTAGACCCGATATCTCCTATGCTGTGGGACGTTTGAGCCAATTTTTGGACTGTGCAACAACTTCTCACCTACAGGCTGCTTTTCGTGTACTCCGATATTTAAAAGGCCGACCTGCAACtggtctcttcttctcctctacttCTAATCTGCATCTCACTGGATTTGCCGATGCTGACTGGGCTACCTGTGCCGATACTCGTCGCTCCGTTTCCGGTTATTGCTTCATGCTTGGGAACTCGCTCATTAGCTGGAAGAGTAAAAAGCAAACCACAGTTGCCAAGTCCTCTGCAGAAGCTGAATATAGGTCTCTTGCTGTTGCCACTTGTGAAGCTAGTTGGTTATCTTTCTTAATGGATTTCATTGGCTTGCCGCTTCAAAAGTCTATCACTCTATTCTGTGACAACCAGTCAGCCATTCACCTTGCCAATAATCCCATTTTTCACGAAAGAACTAAACACATTGAAGTGGACTGCCACATTGTTCGTGAAAAGCATTTGTCTGGTCTCATTCATCTTATGCCAGTTCGTTTCAAGGATcaacttgctgattttcttaCCAAAGCTCTGCCACCGGGTCCTTTTCTTGCCAATGTTTCCAAGCTAGGATTGTTAGATTTACACAATTCTAGCTTGCGGGAgggtgttacctag
- the LOC112758398 gene encoding uncharacterized protein: protein MAERGAGGERGGFGRGFGGRGRGGDRGRGGRRRGGGRREEEEKWVPVTKLGRLVKDSKIQSLEQIYLHSLPIKEHQIVDQLVGPSLKDEVMKIMPVQKQTRAGQRTRFKAFVVVGDGNGHVGLGVKCSKEVATAIRGAIILAKLSVIPVRRGYWGNKIGKPHTVPCKVTGKCGSVTVRMVPAPRGSGIVAARVPKKVLQFAGIEDVFTSSRGSTKTLGNFVKATFECLLKTYGFLTPDFWRETRFSKSPFQEYTDFLAKPTTKTLILEEERVDA, encoded by the exons ATGGCAGAGCGCGGAGCTGGCGGTGAACGCGGCGGATTCGGCCGTGGATTCGGTGGTCGCGGTCGCGGTGGTGACAGAGGCCGCGGTGGTCGTCGCAGAGGTGGTGGCCGcagggaggaggaagagaaatgGGTTCCAGTGACGAAACTAGGACGCTTAGTAAAAGATTCAAAAATCCAGAGCCTCGAACAGATCTACCTTCATTCCCTCCCAATCAAGGAGCACCAAATCGTAGACCAATTGGTCGGACCTTCTCTTAAGGACGAG GTGATGAAGATTATGCCGGTTCAGAAGCAGACACGTGCCGGTCAGAGGACAAGGTTCAAGGCATTTGTGGTCGTTGGTGATGGAAATGGACACGTTGGATTGGGAGTGAAGTGCAGCAAGGAGGTGGCTACTGCTATCCGTGGCGCCATCATTCTGGCGAAGCTTTCGGTTATTCCGGTGAGGAGAGGATACTGGGGAAACAAGATTGGGAAGCCTCACACTGTTCCTTGCAAGGTTACAGGGAAGTGTGGTTCTGTCACTGTTAGGATGGTGCCGGCACCTCGTGGTTCTGGAATTGTCGCAGCTAGGGTTCCTAAGAAGGTTCTGCAGTTTGCTGGTATTGAAGATGTGTTTACTTCATCAAGAGGATCCACTAAGACACTTGGAAATTTTGTCAAG GCTACTTTTGAGTGTTTGTTGAAGACCTATGGATTCCTGACACCCGATTTCTGGAGAGAAACTCGCTTCTCTAAGTCTCCATTCCAAGAGTACACAGATTTTCTAGCCAAGCCGACCACAAAGACCCTCATCCTCGAGGAAGAGAGAGTTGATGCTTAA
- the LOC112758406 gene encoding casparian strip membrane protein 3-like translates to MSTTIEVGESSSRKIAKEKTPLIGAPKRGGGWKKGVAIMDFILRLGAIAAALGAAATMSMADQTLPFFTQFLQFEASYDNFSAFQFFVISMAFVGGYLVLSLPFSIVTIIRPHAVGPRLFLIILDMVFLTLATASAAAAAAIVYLAHNGDQDSNWLAICNQFTDFCQQTSGAVISAFVSVVLLLFLVIMTAVALRSH, encoded by the exons atgtcaaCTACTATTGAAGTGGGAGAGTCATCATCAAGAAAAATTGCTAAGGAAAAAACACCATTGATTGGTGCACCAAAAAGGGGAGGAGGATGGAAGAAAGGGGTGGCAATAATGGACTTTATTCTAAGGCTAGGTGCCATAGCTGCTGCTCTTGGTGCTGCTGCCACCATGTCAATGGCTGATCAAACTTTACCTTTCTTCACTCAATTCCTtcagtttgaagcaagctatgataaCTTCTCTGCTTTTCA GTTCTTTGTTATTTCAATGGCATTTGTGGGTGGTTACTTGGTTCTATCACTGCCTTTCTCTATAGTAACCATCATACGCCCCCATGCAGTTGGACCAAGACTTTTCCTCATCATTCTAGACATG GTGTTTCTTACTCTAGCAACTGCAAGTGCTGCTGCAGCGGCCGCCATAGTATACTTGGCACATAATGGGGACCAAGACTCTAACTGGCTTGCCATATGCAATCAGTTTACAGATTTCTGTCAACAAACAAGTGGAGCTGTGATCTCTGCCTTCGTTTCAGTGGTTCTACTTTTGTTCTTGGTAATTATGACTGCTGTGGCTCTTAGGAGCCATTAG
- the LOC112758417 gene encoding casparian strip membrane protein 2-like, giving the protein MSTTIDVAESSHNNVSKGKATIVGTPKRPGGWKKGVSIMDFIVRLGALASTIGAIATMANADQTLPFFNQFVQFEASYDSFSAFQFFVITLALVSGYLVLSLPISIVAIVRPHAVGPRIFLIILDTIFLTLATSSAGAAASIVYLEHNGEQDPNWLAICNQYGTFCMQTSEAVISSFLAVVSFVIIIIINTLALGKH; this is encoded by the exons ATGTCAACAACAATTGATGTGGCAGAATCAAGCCATAATAATGTTTCAAAGGGAAAAGCAACAATTGTTGGAACACCAAAGAGACCAGGTGGATGGAAGAAAGGAGTGTCAATAATGGATTTCATAGTGAGGTTAGGTGCCTTAGCTTCCACCATTGGAGCCATTGCCACCATGGCCAATGCTGATCAGACTCTCCCTTTCTTCAATCAATTTGTTCAGTTTGAAGCCTCCTATGACAGCTTCAGTGCTTTTCA GTTTTTCGTAATTACATTGGCATTAGTGAGTGGCTACCTGGTCCTCTCTTTACCTATTTCTATTGTAGCCATTGTAAGGCCTCATGCAGTTGGTCCAAGGATTTTCCTCATCATCTTAGACACT ATTTTTCTGACTTTAGCCACATCAAGTGCGGGTGCAGCTGCTTCCATAGTATATTTGGAACACAATGGAGAGCAAGACCCAAATTGGTTAGCCATATGCAACCAATATGGAACTTTCTGTATGCAAACCAGTGAAGCTGTTATCTCTTCATTCTTGGCTGTGGTTTCCTtcgtcatcatcattatcattaacACTTTGGCCCTTGGGAAGCACTGA